One stretch of Zingiber officinale cultivar Zhangliang chromosome 6B, Zo_v1.1, whole genome shotgun sequence DNA includes these proteins:
- the LOC121988481 gene encoding putative leucine-rich repeat receptor-like serine/threonine-protein kinase At2g24130: MTSSMVAKHAIFAFLLRLIAAVVAADRPLTPPLLLERDALLAFKSRLTEQGALTNWNRTTHVCDFVRVQCDRSRRHVTSLMLNSSQIAGPLSPALTNLTQLIYLDLYDNNLTGSIPNEFSSWRLLRYLDLSFNRLVGTIPPSLGYISSLVYLALPHNNLKDEVPRSFFRNLSLVEFIDLSDNALSGQIPSGSENALPHLSFFNLYLNSLSGALPKWLSNSTDLFLLDVENNHLSGELPTEMIPHWSHLQILHLSDNDLTSHDNNTNLEPFFLALSNCSSLQQLEMGRLGVGGSLPTTLLNLSVLNLEGNRISGGIPSGISNLSSLTLLNLSGNLLRGPIPKEIFRLHELERLFISSNSLSSSIPAEISNATSLGLVDLSGNFLSGAIPMSIGNLSRRLSYLYLHNNRLSGSIPSSLGNCVSLMELDLSHNRLTGTIPREISGFLKIFLNLSNNFLHGHLPWELSKMAQVQEIDLSFNNLTGIIISQLSDCYELRLLDLSNNDLTGQLPPKLGDLRNLETLDVSFNKLDGEIPLTLNNCKNLTLLDLSNNDFNGSVPTGGVFTNLFYHGNPHLCGPLNRRACRRRSRSRKLLAIVAVGASVFAFVVTICCVKLIRKIWYLGIRGAGNGSSSPVVRSNYPRISHRELVEATEDFDLGRLIGSGSYGRVYRGVLRDGTNVAVKVLNLQTGNSTKSFNRECQVLKRIRHRNLMRIITACSHPDFKALVLPFMANGSLESHLHNDSCRLSLAQRVSICSDIAEGMAYLHHHSPVKVIHCDLKPSNVLLNDEMTALVSDFGISRLVTTVGVGNTVENMGNSTVNMLYGSIGYIAPEYGYGSNPSTKGDVYSFGVLVLEVVTRKRPTDEMFGEGVSLHKWAKSHYHGREAMTIDSQLASEVRHQAPELRKIWDVGISEMLELGLLCTQESASSRPTMMDVADDLDRLKRYLAGDMTATFASSLGMSSSTFGETSQSNFGD; encoded by the exons ATGACATCCTCCATGGTGGCGAAGCACGCCATATTTGCATTTCTTCTCCGACTGATCGCCGCCGTAGTAGCGGCAGACCGCCCGCTCACTCCGCCACTACTCCTGGAAAGAGACGCGCTGTTGGCCTTCAAGAGCAGGCTAACTGAACAAGGGGCACTGACAAACTGGAATCGCACCACTCATGTTTGTGACTTTGTCCGTGTTCAATGTGATCGTTCACGTCGCCACGTGACGAGTCTGATGCTCAACAGCTCACAGATCGCCGGCCCTCTATCGCCGGCGCTCACCAACCTCACTCAACTTATCTATCTAGACTTGTATGATAATAACCTCACCGGGAGCATACCGAATGAATTCTCCAGCTGGAGGCTTCTCCGTTACCTCGATTTATCATTCAACCGCTTGGTcggtacgattcctccttcgCTCGGCTATATATCTTCCCTTGTTTATCTAGCTCTCCCACACAATAACTTAAAAGATGAGGTTCCGCGATCTTTCTTCCGTAATCTCAGTCTGGTAGAATTCATAGATCTCTCTGACAATGCTCTGTCTGGCCAAATCCCGTCGGGCAGTGAAAATGCTCTTCCGCATTTGTCCTTCTTCAATCTGTATTTGAATAGCTTGTCCGGAGCTTTGCCAAAATGGCTATCGAATTCAACCGACTTGTTTTTGCTAGATGTCGAAAACAACCATCTTTCAGGTGAACTGCCCACCGAAATGATACCGCACTGGAGCCACCTTCAAATCCTTCACCTGTCTGATAACGATCTAACAAGCCACGACAACAACACCAACCTCGAGCCCTTCTTCCTCGCTCTCTCCAACTGTTCGAGTCTACAACAGCTTGAAATGGGAAGACTCGGTGTTGGTGGATCGCTGCCAACTACCCTGTTGAATTTGTCAGTTCTCAATCTCGAAGGCAATAGGATCTCTGGAGGAATCCCTTCCGGTATCTCAAACCTCTCTAGCTTGACGCTGTTGAATTTGTCTGGAAACCTTCTCAGGGGCCCGATCCCGAAAGAAATTTTTCGACTACACGAGTTGGAGAGGTTGTTCATTTCTAGCAATTCTTTGTCGAGTTCGATCCCTGCGGAGATCTCAAATGCTACCTCACTCGGTTTGGTTGATTTGTCAGGAAACTTCTTGTCTGGTGCAATTCCAATGAGCATAGGCAACCTTTCACGACGACTGTCATATTTGTATCTGCATAACAACCGGCTTTCGGGATCCATCCCTTCGAGTCTTGGCAACTGCGTTAGTTTGATGGAACTAGACTTGTCGCATAACCGATTGACAGGGACGATCCCCCGGGAAATTTCAGGCTTTCTGAAGATATTTTTGAATCTCTCTAACAACTTTCTGCATGGACATCTTCCATGGGAGCTCAGCAAGATGGCGCAAGTCCAAGAGATCGATCTGTCCTTTAACAACCTCACTGGCATCATCATCTCTCAACTCTCAGACTGCTATGAGCTCAGGCTCCTCGATCTATCGAACAACGATCTCACCGGGCAGCTCCCGCCAAAACTTGGTGATCTTCGAAACCTCGAAACACTTGATGTTTCTTTCAACAAATTGGATGGGGAGATTCCCCTCACCCTCAACAACTGCAAAAACTTAACCTTGCTAGACCTTTCAAACAATGATTTCAATGGCTCAGTACCGACCGGAGGGGTCTTCACCAACCTGTTCTACCATGGGAACCCACACCTCTGTGGGCCACTTAATCGAAGGGCCTGTCGTCGGAGGTCTCGCTCTCGTAAGCTCTTAGCCATCGTTGCCGTCGGTGCTTCAGTGTTTGCATTTGTAGTGACAATATGCTGTGTGAAGCTCATCAGAAAGATCTGGTATTTGGGTATCAGAGGTGCGGGGAATGGCAGTTCATCGCCGGTTGTCAGGTCTAACTACCCTCGAATCAGCCACCGCGAACTAGTGGAGGCGACAGAAGATTTCGATCTCGGAAGGCTGATTGGATCCGGTAGCTACGGGAGGGTCTATAGAGGTGTCCTGAGAGATGGCACCAATGTTGCAGTGAAAGTGTTGAACCTCCAAACCGGAAATTCGACCAAGAGTTTCAACAGGGAATGCCAAGTGCTGAAGAGAATTAGGCACAGGAACTTGATGAGGATCATAACAGCATGCAGCCATCCGGATTTCAAGGCTCTAGTGCTGCCATTCATGGCAAATGGCAGCCTTGAAAGCCACCTGCACAACGATTCTTGCCGTCTGAGCTTGGCACAGAGGGTGAGCATTTGTAGTGACATTGCGGAAGGGATGGCCTACTTGCACCACCACTCGCCGGTGAAGGTCATCCACTGTGATCTGAAGCCCAGCAATGTGCTTCTCAACGATGAGATGACGGCTTTGGTCTCTgattttggtatttcaagattggTCACGACTGTTGGAGTAGGAAACACAGTCGAAAACATGGGGAATTCTACTGTTAACATGCTTTATGGATCCATTGGATACATAGCACCAG AGTATGGCTATGGATCAAATCCATCGACAAAGGGTGATGTCTATAGCTTTGGTGTTCTAGTCCTGGAAGTGGTGACCCGAAAAAGGCCTACCGATGAAATGTTCGGAGAAGGAGTGAGCTTGCACAAGTGGGCGAAGAGTCATTACCATGGCCGAGAGGCAATGACCATAGATTCCCAATTAGCAAGTGAAGTGAGGCACCAAGCACCTGAATTGAGGAAAATTTGGGATGTTGGAATTTCTGAGATGCTAGAGTTGGGTCTGCTCTGCACGCAGGAGAGTGCCTCGTCCAGACCAACAATGATGGATGTTGCCGATGACTTGGACCGGTTGAAGAGATATCTCGCAGGCGACATGACTGCCACCTTTGCTTCCTCCCTCGGTATGTCATCCTCCACCTTCGGAGAGACGAGCCAATCAAACTTCGGCGACTAG
- the LOC121988482 gene encoding uncharacterized protein LOC121988482 isoform X1, with translation MEAEQFLEDEKGELASVVIINHDGREVTTKKPDLEDLLQSEKADDSRKSHAGIEEEMSGKSLNSSPKGMVVEDQISGRSNISSCIDKLQPENASNEGIPSSLELSTIHIVEVGIAQRCSEATNKDEASSKSSVPKSCTISLPDFSILSGEIRLDNFSIRELQEAFRATFGRQTSVKDKLWLKRRIAMGLTNSSHVPDTDFVIKDNKIVLNEEENRKLQPTQAGSGSSLDMHVINASPKNLETTMIGAISDEQVSAKRLKTPSSKDNSKDDYYQIEKFVVKRMRKPTKRYIEELSEHEDMECAVKSYSCSKNLEHVYSPSKSSWAIGDVDFPNRIFSARYIPPAGFKFQVPFVLRARRCRPRKDFSVFTKYQSSGLCPTVEASTMTPVQEESGSGSGSRSREISSVAVQSSIAEEGMKVDNGTFNCEEKTDVEHGKLDDHGNSFPVNTNTQPAEPKSSERRKHHRAWTLCEVQKLVDGVAKYGAGRWSEIRRLAFASYSYRTPVDLKDKWRNLLRASLSQCSIEKGERNSRKYTSVPIPTPILSQVRELAELHAQAGLKLGTKKSTDNEGRAGVHEEGSGFL, from the exons ATGGAGGCAGAGCAGTTTCTTGAAGATGAAAAGGGCGAGCTCGCTTCAGTTGTCATTATTAACCATGATGGTAGGGAGGTTACTACCAAGAAGCCTGATTTAGAAG ATCTACTTCAATCTGAGAAGGCTGATGATTCAAGAAAGTCACATGCTGGGATTGAG GAAGAGATGTCGGGCAAATCTCTTAATTCTTCTCCCAAGGGGATGGTCGTAGAGGATCAGATATCTGGGAGATCTAACATTTCATCTTGTATTGACAAGCTTCAGCCTGAGAATGCATCTAATGAAGGAATTCCAAGTTCTCTGGAACTCAGTACCATCCATATTGTTGAAGTGGGAATTGCTCAAAGATGTTCCGAGGCAACAAATAAGGATGAAGCTAGTAGTAAATCATCTGTTCCCAAGTCTTGCACTATCTCATTGCCAGATTTTTCTATTTTAAGTGGAGAGATCCGCCTGGATAATTTCTCAATAAGAGAATTACAGGAAGCTTTTAGAGCTACCTTTGGGCGCCAGACTTCCGTGAAAGATAAGTTATGGCTGAAACGGCGGATAGCGATGGGGTTAACTAATTCCTCTCATGTTCCAGATACTGATTTTGTTATCAAAGACAACAAAATAGTTCTCaatgaggaagaaaatagaaagcTACAGCCAACTCAAGCCGGATCTGGATCCTCTTTAGACATGCATGTAATAAATGCCAGTCCTAAAAATTTAGAAACTACTATGATAGGTGCAATTTCAGATGAACAAGTGTCTGCTAAGAGACTGAAAACACCTTCCTCAAAAGATAATTCAAAAGATGATTATTATCAGATAGAGAAGTTTGTTGTCAAACGGATGAGGAAGCCCACAAAGCGGTATATTGAAGAACTCTCAGAGCATGAGGATATGGAATGTGCTGTTAAatcatactcttgctcaaaaaATCTAGAACATGTTTAttccccttcaaaatcatcatgGGCTATTGGTGATGTTGATTTCCCTAACAGAATATTTTCTGCAAGATATATACCTCCTGCAGGATTCAAGTTTCAGGTTCCATTTGTACTTAGAGCCAGAAGATGTAGACCAAGAAAGGATTTCTCAGTTTTTACA AAGTACCAGTCCAGTGGTCTTTGTCCCACGGTAGAAGCATCTACTATGACTCCTGTTCAAGAAGAAAGTGGGAGTGGGAGTGGGAGCAGATCAAGGGAAATTAGTTCTGTTGCAGTCCAG AGTTCCATTGCTGAGGAAGGCATGAAAGTGGATAATGGCACATTCAACTGTGAAGAAAAGACGGATGTAGAACATGGAAAGTTAGATGACCATGGCAACTCTTTTCCAGTTAATACTAATACGCAGCCAGCAGAACCAAAGTCTAGTGAAAGGAGGAAGCATCACAGGGCTTGGACTCTGTGTGAGGTCCAGAAGCTAGTTGATGGAGTGGCTAAATATGGCGCTGGAAGATGGTCTGAGATTAGAAGACTTGCATTTGCCTCGTATTCTTATCGGACCCCTGTCGACCTTAAA GACAAATGGAGGAACCTACTAAGAGCTAGCTTATCACAGTGCTCAATTGAAAAGGGG GAAAGGAACTCCCGGAAATATACTTCAGTACCAATACCGACACCCATTCTATCTCAGGTGAGGGAATTAGCAGAACTCCATGCTCAGGCTGGTCTAAAACTCGGGACCAAGAAATCTACAGACAATGAAGGCAGAGCAGGCGTTCATGAAGAAGGATCTGGTTTTTTGTGA
- the LOC121988482 gene encoding uncharacterized protein LOC121988482 isoform X2, which translates to MPTNLLQSEKADDSRKSHAGIEEEMSGKSLNSSPKGMVVEDQISGRSNISSCIDKLQPENASNEGIPSSLELSTIHIVEVGIAQRCSEATNKDEASSKSSVPKSCTISLPDFSILSGEIRLDNFSIRELQEAFRATFGRQTSVKDKLWLKRRIAMGLTNSSHVPDTDFVIKDNKIVLNEEENRKLQPTQAGSGSSLDMHVINASPKNLETTMIGAISDEQVSAKRLKTPSSKDNSKDDYYQIEKFVVKRMRKPTKRYIEELSEHEDMECAVKSYSCSKNLEHVYSPSKSSWAIGDVDFPNRIFSARYIPPAGFKFQVPFVLRARRCRPRKDFSVFTKYQSSGLCPTVEASTMTPVQEESGSGSGSRSREISSVAVQSSIAEEGMKVDNGTFNCEEKTDVEHGKLDDHGNSFPVNTNTQPAEPKSSERRKHHRAWTLCEVQKLVDGVAKYGAGRWSEIRRLAFASYSYRTPVDLKDKWRNLLRASLSQCSIEKGERNSRKYTSVPIPTPILSQVRELAELHAQAGLKLGTKKSTDNEGRAGVHEEGSGFL; encoded by the exons ATGCCGACCA ATCTACTTCAATCTGAGAAGGCTGATGATTCAAGAAAGTCACATGCTGGGATTGAG GAAGAGATGTCGGGCAAATCTCTTAATTCTTCTCCCAAGGGGATGGTCGTAGAGGATCAGATATCTGGGAGATCTAACATTTCATCTTGTATTGACAAGCTTCAGCCTGAGAATGCATCTAATGAAGGAATTCCAAGTTCTCTGGAACTCAGTACCATCCATATTGTTGAAGTGGGAATTGCTCAAAGATGTTCCGAGGCAACAAATAAGGATGAAGCTAGTAGTAAATCATCTGTTCCCAAGTCTTGCACTATCTCATTGCCAGATTTTTCTATTTTAAGTGGAGAGATCCGCCTGGATAATTTCTCAATAAGAGAATTACAGGAAGCTTTTAGAGCTACCTTTGGGCGCCAGACTTCCGTGAAAGATAAGTTATGGCTGAAACGGCGGATAGCGATGGGGTTAACTAATTCCTCTCATGTTCCAGATACTGATTTTGTTATCAAAGACAACAAAATAGTTCTCaatgaggaagaaaatagaaagcTACAGCCAACTCAAGCCGGATCTGGATCCTCTTTAGACATGCATGTAATAAATGCCAGTCCTAAAAATTTAGAAACTACTATGATAGGTGCAATTTCAGATGAACAAGTGTCTGCTAAGAGACTGAAAACACCTTCCTCAAAAGATAATTCAAAAGATGATTATTATCAGATAGAGAAGTTTGTTGTCAAACGGATGAGGAAGCCCACAAAGCGGTATATTGAAGAACTCTCAGAGCATGAGGATATGGAATGTGCTGTTAAatcatactcttgctcaaaaaATCTAGAACATGTTTAttccccttcaaaatcatcatgGGCTATTGGTGATGTTGATTTCCCTAACAGAATATTTTCTGCAAGATATATACCTCCTGCAGGATTCAAGTTTCAGGTTCCATTTGTACTTAGAGCCAGAAGATGTAGACCAAGAAAGGATTTCTCAGTTTTTACA AAGTACCAGTCCAGTGGTCTTTGTCCCACGGTAGAAGCATCTACTATGACTCCTGTTCAAGAAGAAAGTGGGAGTGGGAGTGGGAGCAGATCAAGGGAAATTAGTTCTGTTGCAGTCCAG AGTTCCATTGCTGAGGAAGGCATGAAAGTGGATAATGGCACATTCAACTGTGAAGAAAAGACGGATGTAGAACATGGAAAGTTAGATGACCATGGCAACTCTTTTCCAGTTAATACTAATACGCAGCCAGCAGAACCAAAGTCTAGTGAAAGGAGGAAGCATCACAGGGCTTGGACTCTGTGTGAGGTCCAGAAGCTAGTTGATGGAGTGGCTAAATATGGCGCTGGAAGATGGTCTGAGATTAGAAGACTTGCATTTGCCTCGTATTCTTATCGGACCCCTGTCGACCTTAAA GACAAATGGAGGAACCTACTAAGAGCTAGCTTATCACAGTGCTCAATTGAAAAGGGG GAAAGGAACTCCCGGAAATATACTTCAGTACCAATACCGACACCCATTCTATCTCAGGTGAGGGAATTAGCAGAACTCCATGCTCAGGCTGGTCTAAAACTCGGGACCAAGAAATCTACAGACAATGAAGGCAGAGCAGGCGTTCATGAAGAAGGATCTGGTTTTTTGTGA